In the Pedobacter cryoconitis genome, CATCGTAGCATTTATCTTCGATGATGGAATGAGTAGGAACTATTATGATAGAATTTCTGTTTGCCTTGATTTCAAGATAAGTTCCTCCTATACCGCATCTTCCTTTATTTATTATGGAATTTGAAGGAATTACTTCAAATGCTTTAGATAATCTATCTGTTACACCTAGCGTATAATTATATGTGGTCTGTTGGTCTGTCTTTATAACTGAAGGTAAGCGTCTGTTAGTATCGAAATTTTTCATATCTGTGCTTATAATAGCAAGCTTTACCACTTGCTTGGCACAAATATTCACCTAGTTTGAATGTTAAACTTCACAATGGAAATAAGTATAATGTGGTAGTTTTATAGCTTTGTAAATCAATGTGTTATTTGTAGTGTAAAAAAAAGAGATGGATCAGAACCCATCTCTTATACCTTAATTAATAATGTGTAACTAGTCTCCTTCCTCTTGTCCGCCTTGGTTTACTATGGTGTTTTCTGATTTTGTAAATTCGTCAGCTAAACATTGATCCATTTCAACAGCAGAAAGTTCTAAGTCTATATACTCTTTATTAGAAAACATGACTTGATCACATAACAAGAAATCAGCTGCAATCTCATTATCCTCCTCAATTAGTTCATTATAATTATCCGGCTTAATAACTTCCCATTTAACACAATACTGAGGTTTCTCAGAAATATTCGTCTCGTGCATCTCGTTTATAAGCAAATAATGAAGATAAAGCTTATCAATTGGGAAGTCTTGTTTTGGCCCTTCTGAATTTGAATTATACAGAGATCTTAATCTTACCTTCCTAATCTTGGTGTCAAACTCTGTCCAGTTAAATTGCATATAAAGAACTTCCGCTACGGGTGTTTCTTTACCGTTGTGCATTTCATTGTAAGCCTTTAAAACTTGGTATCTTCCGATCTGTGGTGCTTGATGTTTCATATTGTTTTTATTATGTTAATTATGAACACAAATCTGATCAAACTCTAAAACTGAAACTGCACAATGGATTTTATTAAATAAAAGTAATTTTATAGCACTATCTATTAGTTAGTTATGATTCCATTCATTGGTTTGATATTGCTGTTGTTCTTCAATAACATTCGTGTATAGTTGAGTGCATCACGTTCCACATCGTGCGTCACAGATAATAATCCATGAATTTTACAGGTATAGTATATTACTCGTGCTTGATCACTCGGGAACTCAGCGTTATTTGGATTAAGAAGAGACCAATCATTTAAAAATCTTCGCAGAGTTAGGCAAACTGTGTATAATAACTGCATTTTGAATGGTTTCATGCTGACTGCACTAGCTTTGGTTACAAGGTTACTTATATTTTCCACGCTAGGTTCTTTAATCGTTGATAGTGAATTAGCTATGTCAAATGAGTAAGAATATGATTTACTTTTAATAATTTCAAACTGTGAGTTGATTGCGCTGGCAACTGTAGCCTTTATAAATGGCTTATTAGATATTAAACAATAGTGTTCAAATTTCTTGTTATCAATTCCCTTCTTACTGGTAAACTCTAGGTTTAGAGTTTCATAGGCTTCATCTCTTTGAATGATAAGTAATCTTTCTAATAATTTTAAATCATCGATGACCAGATCGTTCTTGACCGCATCGTCATTTATGTAGTTGCCTTCAAATTTGATAAGACTCTGCGTAATGAAAGCTAAATGACCTGCATGATGAGCAATTCCAAGATCATTTAATTTTCCTATGTAATCAAGAAATACTTGTTTAGCTTCCTTTTCAGACTCAACATCCATAAGGATCTCATAGGTGAAGTCTTCTTCTAATGGGAGAGCTTGCTTAAGCTTTTCTTCATAAAGTGCTTGAGCAGAAAAGTGGTAGTCCTTAATGGCCTTATAACTTATTAGACATCCACCTGTTACGGTTATTAATGGCATAAAATGAGTGTGATTTGTAAAATGTGTACCTCAGAATAAATCTGTTGGTAGATCATTTATGGTTTATTGACATGTATAAAAATATGATCGAAATAAAAGCGGAGCAGTTGTGCCACTCCGCTGTAAAGATATTTAACTAGGTCAAACATTCAAGCACTTTATCATTTACCTCATCAACTATTGATTGTTCAAAGGCATCTAAATAGATGTTTGTTATTTTATTCCCGTACTCGTGTCCTAATGCTTCTGCTATCAATTCATTTGAAAAACCTAATCGTTTTGCTGTAGTAGCCCATGTATGTCTGGCAACGTAAGTGGTAAGCTCATCGATTTCCAATTCTGTAGCCATCCTCTTCAAATATTTATTTGTTGTCTTTATGCATTGTTTGATGATTTTATGTGCCGTCAAAGAGTCTTCAACAGTTGTAGAGGGAAGGATTGGAAGTAAGTACTTTTCGCTCCTGCCTTTGTATATCTGAATTATTGAATTGGCAAGTGGAGTGAGTTTTATATTGTATTCTTTGTGCGTTTTTCTCCTTCTATATATCAGCCTGCCTTTTTGAATGTCTTTGTGTCTTAAATAAGCCAGGTCGGTGAATGCTATTCCAACTAAAGATATGCTGAGCATGAAGTAATTCCTGCTATGCCATGCTGATGTCTCTGGTTTAATAATTATTGTTTTCAATCGAGCAATATCAGTTATGTTTACTGCTCGCTTCGTTGTTCGTTCTGATTTTATTGTTACATCATGAAAGGGGTAACATGATCGATCCACAAGTCTCGCTTTGATTCCACGATTGTATAATGCCCTTATTGTCCTGAAATAATTACTTATTGTGTTTGTCTTAACACCATCCTTCATTAGGTGTTGTTTGAATGCCTCCAGTAACGTATAATCAATATCAGTAAAATTAAGCCTCTTGTTTTTGATGAAGCTGGATAATCTGTTCCATGAAGCTTGATAAACTAACGCATTGCCAGACTTGTTAGATTCGTGAAGTTCCCTTATTATCTGTTCTGCGAACTCATTAAATGAGATCTTCGCTTGGATTGAAGTTTGTACAGGCTGTTCTTTTAAACTCAGTTTAAGATTCTCGAATGAGAAGTCTTGCTGATCTTGAAGTTTAAGAATAGACCGCTGTACTTTGGTGTAAAAGTCTAAAAGCTGATGATTCAGTATATGGCAATTTGGATGACTATTTTTAATAACGGCTTTAATTGCATCCCATTCTTTAATGTGAACTCTTAATCCGGTAGAAACTGTAGTACTGATTCTGTTACTTGTAACTCTTACTACGATTGGGTAAATCTGATCTGATTTAGATCGTTTGTCATTTAGGATAAGTTTATAATAAACCATAATTAGTGATTATGGTCACATGTTGTACTAACAATGTACTAACAATAGAGTGCTTTATAGAGACAGAATCGCTTGTTATTGGCTAACTCCCGTAAACAAAAAAACCTTTCAGAATTAACTGAAAGGTTTCTGATAAGAGTGGGGGGAGAAGGATTCGAACCTTCGAAGTCTCGCGACAACAGAGTTACAGTCTGTCCCATTTGGCCACTCTGGTATCCCCCCGATCATTTTGATTCTCTGGTGGAGAATAGCGGAGTCGAACCGCTGACCTCTTGCCTGCCAGGCAAGCGCTCTAGCCAACTGAGCTAATCCCCCGGGGTGGCAAAAGTAATTAAATTTGAATGGGATGCAAATTAAATAATGAAAATATTGTGGCTTACATACATAGCTATAGCCATAATGAGGATTAATCGATTGAATATGTTAGACTTGTACGAAATTAAATAAGTTGAGAAATTATTGAATTATTCCTTTTAAGCTGAAAAGCAATGAATATTTTGCATGGAGTTAACAGTATAAATGCAAATTGCTCTGGAATTTACGCTTACAGACTTGCTCATGCGAAAACCTTTACTTCTTTTGTTCGTCTTTGTTTTGGGGTGTATCAGGATTGCTGTTGCTGGTTTACCATCAGAAAATATTTTTTTGCTCTCAAAGAGCGCTACTGTAAACCTCCTCACCTGCAGCAAAACCAGTAAATATATTTACGCCTTATTCGGTCATAGCGCAATCAGGATTACAGATGAAGAAAAACAGCTGGACCTGGTCTATAACTACGGAACATTTGATAATGAGGATCCTGATTTTTATATCAACTTCATCAGCGGAAGAATGAAGTATTTCTTATCTGTTTCGTCTTATCACTCATTTTTGCAAGGATATATAAAAGATCAGCAAGCAGTCTCCACACAAAAACTTAACCTGACACAGCGAGAGAAAGATAAACTCTTTTTCCTGCTCAACGAACAACTCAAACCAGCGAATAAATATTATTACTATAATTTTATAAAGAACAACTGCGCAACAAAAATAGTAGACTTGTTAACACAAAGCATAGGCCCTGATTTTGAGCATTCGCTTTCTATTACTAATCAGGGAACAGGTAACCCGGTCAGAATGCTGGTAAGTAATTACCTGACCAATAATGAAATTTCTATGATCGGAATGAATGTATTGTTAGGGAGAAAAGCAGATGTGATTTCCAGTAAAGCTATCAACCTATTTCTGCCTGATACTTTGCAAAAAAGATTAGACCAGATTCAATTGGGAAAGCGCAAAATGGCTAACTCTGCTATTTATTTATTTAAACCCGGCAAAATAGAGCCTGTTTACCCGAATATTTTTGCCATAACTCTTTATAGTTTTTTACTCCTGCTCCTGCTGCTCAGTCCATTTATAGAAAAGACAAGCGGGGCGAATAAACTGATGAAATGGGTAACATTTACCGTTTTTACAATGATTAGTCTGGTGGGATGTTTACTACTCTACCTATCTCTTTTTTCCAGTCTGGAATTAGTGAAGTATAATTTAAACCTGCTATGGTGCCATCCTTTTTATCTGCTGGTTTTTTTCAAAAAACTAAGTAAACCCTTATCCGTAGTTTTCCTCGCCAGCATTTTAATATTCGTCATTTTATATTTTAAAACAATAAGTTTTCCGGTTATGTTCCCGGTCCTGATCTTACTGATTGTTTTATTATCTCTTTACCACAATGCTTCTGCCAGTCACCAGATTAAAAGTGTAGATCCGGTATAATCCATCATCACTGATCTCAATTGTTTCTACCAGGCCTGTTTTACTAAAAGTATCCGTTACTAAGCTACCTTTCTTAACCTCCTGCAATATATCGGTGGGTGTTTCATTGTTCAATCTGACCATGGTGTGTGCTGTGAAATATTAAGATAAGCTATGAGAACCAAAGATAAGGGCATCTATTCGCTTATTAGTTATTTCTTTTGTAAAAACAACGGAGTTTCTTTTTTGACGATATTTAGAAACTTGAGGAGTTCGTGGCTAAATTGCACTGGCTTTTCATAATGAATGTTGTGTTCAACTCCGGCAAATTCAATCCTGGTTATCAGCTCTGGAAATTGATTGGCCAAGGCAATGTTATCTTTTTCGAAAGGCATGGGGTCATGATCAGATACCGGATCAAGTATTAATAGAGGTACACGCAGATTTCTAAAGATAATTTTCGGTTGAACCATTGTGATCGAGGCCCCATACAATGGCGAATTATTTGGCTTTAAAACCAGGTTTTTAAATTGCTGATCATCTTTCATATAGAAAAAGTCACTTAACCCTGCATAAGTAACCCACTGATTGCCTTTTCGTTTGACAATATTTAATAATTCAAATTGATTGCCACCAGCACTCTTGTCATATAGGCTCTCATAAGCCGCCATTGGCGAATCAAAAGAGGCTTCATAAATACTATTGACTCCTTGTTCAGGTACCCTAGATCTGATTTTAGTAAGGAGCGCTTCTTCGCTCATTTGATGGTTAAATGTATTAAATGCTACAGAGCCTCCATCCTCTAATATTAAGGCCTTAACTCTGTCCGGATAACTTTGATAAAAAGCAGCAGCAATATATCCTCCCCTGGAAAATCCTCCAAGGATAGCCTGATCAATCTTTAAAGAATCCATTAATACCCGGATATCGTCCGCAGAATTATAAAGTGATACTTCTTTTTCAGGAATCGGTGTCTGACCATGTCCATAATAATCAACAGCAATTAAATAATATCCTCCATCAGTGAGCAGCTTTGCCAGACCAGCCAGTTCATAACTGTGACTAAAGCTTCCATGTGACCAGATTAAAGGAACATTTTTTGGATTTCCCCAGCACAGATAATGCATCAATACATTAGCTGTTTGAATATAACCTCCACGTTTCCTTTCAAATTCCCGATAAGAAGAGTTTGCCTGAGCATATACTTGTTCCATATTCATTTCAGCAGCTTTCCTGGATTGTGCCATCAGACAGGAATTTCCTAAAGTGAGCGACAGATAAGTAAATAAGAAGAATATTTTCATTTGGGGCTTATTTATTTTTCTTTTTAAAATAATAGTATTAAATTAACTAATTAAAAACAAGACTGTGATGAGAAAAAGTATTTGCTATTTATTCCTGGTGCTATTTTTCTGTTCCTTTAAAAATGGAGATCAGAAAAACCAGGTTGCACAATTTAACGCTTCAAAGATAACCAAAGCTAAGCCTGTTACCGGGACAGGCTGGTTAGGAAATGTTCAGACAGTTGTCACATTCAAGCCTTATATACTCTGCGACAATAACTATTCCTTTATTTTATATGCAAACCCGGTAGCTGGAGCATCAAACAGAAAATGGGTAGCCCGCACAGCGCAGGGAAATATCGAACTTACGGAATACAATTCCTGGAGTGTTGAAGTTCCGCCGCATACCTTATGGGTAGAATTGACAGTGACTACAAATTCTGGTGAAATCAAAGGCAGAGAACGTATCGGATTGACGAATTGCCTGAATTGACAAACAGGCAGCATTTCTTTTTATAATTTAAAACTGAATATTATTCAATGTGTTTGTATTGAAATAATGACTTTCCATGAGAACGTTATTAATTGGTTTTTATATATTTATATTCTACCGTGGAGAATATTGATTTATAGTTATTAACTGATATTTGAAACAACCATCATATGTTTAATGAATTGAATAAATACAAAAAGAACGGGCATTTCTTTTTGATGCCGGAAGATAAATTAAAGGACGTGTGTAACGCACCCGAGAAGCAAGTCGGTATATTCCTTACTTATGCCCTGAAAAATGGGAGAGTTGAACTTGTATTTATAGGAGGGACAGGGGAAGTTACCAAGAAAGGATTAAATTCTATTCAGAATACAGGAATTGGAGGACTCAAAGATCAGCTGATTAACGGGATGCAATTTACAGACATACCAAGAGAAATATCCTGGCCTGCCCAAATGAAGAAGGAAAACGTGGAGGCGCTGGATGTTTACTGGTACATTACTTATAATGAGAAGTATACAGACAGCCCGGGTAAAGTGGAAAATATATTGTTTGAAAGACATTATCAGCTCTTTCAACGGATGCCAAGGTGGAACGCAGACTTGTAAAATAGGTTTTAGGCATTTTGACTATATTTGCCGGAATGAAAAATTCAGTATATAACTCCAGGTATTTAATTACCATCGGAGTATTTATCTTACTGTGTTTTAGTGGGATTGGGTTTTTTATAACCAGTAAATTCAATAAGCGCACAGAACGGATCAGCATGGATATGGCAACCAGCATTTATCAGCTGAAATCCAACGTTATCAATAATGAGTTCAGAGGTTTTATCGGAGGATTGAACAATGCTGAACTCATTATACCACAATTTAAGTCGGCAAATGATTTTCTGAAAGGCGAAAAGCTGATCAATGCACTTTTACTGAGCCACTCTAAAATAAAACATGGTTGGTATGCGATGATCAATGGCCGGGATACGGTTTACAGGACAATCAGAGAAAATGGTACTCATGATCAGCATGGTGAGATCTTACCCTATCAGAAGAAATGGATTCATAGTCAACTTCTTTCAAAAGATACTATCACAAGAATAGGGACTATTATTAATGTAGAAGATTCTATTCACGGCCTGCTGGCTACCCGGCATCGCCTTGCAGATTCCTCTACGCTTATTCTGGGTCTGGATATAAATTTCAAAGAATTACAACGTTATTTATGGGGGGTAGACAGTAAAAGCCGTGCATCTATCTATATTGTTGACGAGCAGGGAGATTATGTCCTGAGTCCAGATGAAAAGCAGATTGGAAAACAAATGCCTGGCGGAGTCAGAACAACTGGTCTTGAAAAGCTTGCCGATAGTATAAGCTTCTATGAAATAGCCACCTCTTCTTACCTTGGGATGCCAGTTTTTAGATTTTATACTCCATTTGGCATCAGCCGGATGAAATGGACCATGGTGCTGGAAACACCTGTTTTTGTGATAGATGAAGACGTAAAAGCGATCGAAAAATATGTATTCCTGATGCTGATTGCTACCACCCTGATTATTCTGGTCCTAATTGAATGGTCACAAGTCAAATGGCAAAAGCAATTTATGCTGAGGCAGCAAGCCGAAATACTCGCTGCACAACAGGAAAAAGAAAATGCAATTCTGCAACTCGATAAACTCAAAGAAAAGCTCGACCCGCATTTTCTGTTTAATTCATTAAGCTCTCTGAATGGTTTAATCGAAGAACAACCCGATCTGGCTAAAGCATTTGTCGTTAAACTTTCGAGAGTATATCGCTATGTTTTAGACCCTACACCAAATGGATTGGAAGAAGTTTCCAGAGAAGTAAGTTTTGCCAGTGAATACTTTTTCCTGTTAAAAATACGGTTTGGTGAAGCACTGGCATCTTTGGAAATCGATATTGATCCTCAACACTCTTCCGCTTATATTCCATTTATGAGTGTGCAGACTTTAGTCGAGAATGCAGTAAAGCACAATATTGTTTCTAAACCTCAGCCCCTTCATATCAGTATCAGGAGTGTGGGAGAAGGTATAGTGGTCACCAATAACTTGCAGTTGCGCAACGATGTGAAAGATTCAGGGAAACAAGGGTTGAAATATCTGCAGGGTATTTATGCGCACTTTGGAGACTTCCAGCTGAGCTATGGAATTAAAAATGGGACCTATCAATGTTTCTTGCCACTGATTAAAAAACCTTCCACTCCTTAAAACTGCGCTTTCACTTCACATAACAGGACTTTCACTTTTAATAATTTCATAATCTCCTAACTAAGGGGGATTTTGTAGCATGATTTTGACTAAAAAACTTTTGAAATTGTCTTTTACGGCGCTCTTTTTATTCTTGTGCAACGTAAACGGTTTTACCCAGATACCTAAAAAACTACCTGTACAGCCTAAGAAATTACCTCTGCATAAAGGTAAGATTACCAGTAAAAAATCAGTTACAGATACGGTTAAAAAGAAAACAGATAGCACTAGTAAAAAGGAAGAAAAAAGTTATGCCGAATTAGTAAAGAAAGCAACTACAATAAAAGGTCTATTTAAAGTACACCAGGTGGAAAACGATTACTACTTCGAAATTCCACTGAACCTGATGGAAAAAGACTTTTTAGTAGTCAATAAAATATCCTCAGTACCATTGGCACTTAACGAGTCGGGTGTCAATAAAGGAATGAACTTCGATAACAGAGTTATTCGGTTTTCAAGAAATAAAGCGGCTAAAACAGTATGGGTTAAGGTTATCGTACCTCAGGTTGAATCCCCTGCGGGCGATGCCATTACGCGCTCAGTGAAAGATAACTTTACCGGTTCTGTGATCGAATCATTTAAAATCGAAGCTTACTCGCCAGATTCGTCGGCCGTTGTGGTGAAGATGAATAAGGTTTTTGATGGAACAGAGAAAAGTTTCAATGATGTATTTAACGATATGGGATTAGGGGCAACACCTAAAACTTCCCTGTCAGCTATTGAAAAAATTAAAAGTTTCCCTCAGAATATTGTTGTTCGTGCATTAATGAGCACCAGGGTAATGGATGCGGGAATCAGCGTACCTATTAGTATTACGGTAACCACTAATATTCTTTTATTACCTGAAAAACCAATGAAACCTCGTTTTGCAGATAACAGAGTTGGTTTTTTCAGTACACCAAGATGGTATTTTTCAGATGCACAGCATAAACTGGAAACCAGAGAACTAGTTACCCGCTGGAGAATGGAACCTAAACCAGAAGACCGCGCAAGATATCTTAAAGGTGAACTGGTAGAACCAGTTAAACCGATCATTTTTTATATAGATCCTGCAACTCCGCCAAAATGGAGAAAAGAAATTATAGCCGGGGTATATGACTGGCAGAAAGCCTTTGAACAAGCAGGTTTCAAAAACGCAATTCAAGCCCGTGAAGTTACAGATACCACAGATTACGATGGGGACGATGTACGTTACTCAGAAATTACTTATGCCGCTTCGCCTAAATCAAATGCAATGGGCCCGGCTGTAGTAGATCCGCGATCAGGAGAAATTCTGGAATCTGATGTCATCTGGTGGCATAATGTAATGACTTCAGTTCAATACTGGATGCGTGTGCAAACCGGGATCATTGATCCTGAAGTAAGAAATAATGACGTGTCTGATCAAAGAATGGGACATGCAATCCGTTTCGTTTCTTCTCATGAAATTGGGCATACTTTAGGGCTGAAACACAATATGTCTTCTTCGGCATCCTTCCCGGTCGACTCTTTACGTTCCCCGGCTTTTACCAATCGTATGGGCGGAACAGCTTCTTCCATTATGGATTATGCACGTTTTAATTATGTAGCACAACCAGAAGATAAAGTCACTAATATCACCCCTCAAATCGGTATTTATGATAAATACGCTATTGCCTGGGGATACCGCTGGTTACCGGCAGAAGATCCGCATCAGGAACTGCCAATCCTTAAAGAATGGATTAAAGTACATGCAAATGATCCTTTGTACCATTATGGAGAACAGCAGCAAGCGAAAAACATCGTAGATCCAAGAGCGCAATCCGAAGACCTTGGTGATGATGCAGTAAAAGCAAGCCGTTATGGACTGGCGAACTTAAAACGCCTGATCCCACAAATTTTAACCTGGTCTGCACCAGAAGGTGATAATTATTACCAGGCCGGTAAACTTTACCTGGCTGCAATCTGGCAATGGCAAACCTATGCAGAACATGTAACTGCAAACATCGGTGGTTATTATCTGGAAAACCCAGTGAGCGGAGACGGTAAAGATGCTTATGCCCCAGTGCCTGTAAAGATTCAGAAAGGTGCATTGGGATATTTCAAAGACCAGGTATTTACTATGCCGGAATGGTTGTTCAACAAAGAGTTACTTAAAAAAACCTTCCCGATAAAAGATACACCAATAGGCCCGATGGAATATGCACCATTAAACCTGAGACGTGAATATCAGTATGGTTTGCTTTACAGTTTACTGGGCGAAGACCGGCTATTGAGAATGTTGGAAATGGAAGTTCAGTTTGGCAAAGAAAACGTATTCACTGTTGGTGAATTGTTTCAAGATATCCGCCCTGTAATTTTCGCAAAGACCCTGAAAGGAAAAACATTGTCTATCACAGACCGTATGTTACAGCAAAACTATGTAGATGTATTATTGGTGAGTACCGATAAGATGCTGGAGAAAATTACGAAGAAATCATTGTTCCAAACCAGCCTGAATAACTTACCACAGACCTGCGATTTGGGTTTAAATCAAGAGGAAACTGACTTGAATCATGCGATGGAAAATAATATCAATCCATCGGCAAACCTGAGAAATATTTATGTCACTGCAATGACCCGGACTTCGGAAGTTGCAGCGGCCAAAAGAGGAGAACTTTTA is a window encoding:
- a CDS encoding alpha/beta fold hydrolase — protein: MKIFFLFTYLSLTLGNSCLMAQSRKAAEMNMEQVYAQANSSYREFERKRGGYIQTANVLMHYLCWGNPKNVPLIWSHGSFSHSYELAGLAKLLTDGGYYLIAVDYYGHGQTPIPEKEVSLYNSADDIRVLMDSLKIDQAILGGFSRGGYIAAAFYQSYPDRVKALILEDGGSVAFNTFNHQMSEEALLTKIRSRVPEQGVNSIYEASFDSPMAAYESLYDKSAGGNQFELLNIVKRKGNQWVTYAGLSDFFYMKDDQQFKNLVLKPNNSPLYGASITMVQPKIIFRNLRVPLLILDPVSDHDPMPFEKDNIALANQFPELITRIEFAGVEHNIHYEKPVQFSHELLKFLNIVKKETPLFLQKK
- a CDS encoding DUF4105 domain-containing protein → MQIALEFTLTDLLMRKPLLLLFVFVLGCIRIAVAGLPSENIFLLSKSATVNLLTCSKTSKYIYALFGHSAIRITDEEKQLDLVYNYGTFDNEDPDFYINFISGRMKYFLSVSSYHSFLQGYIKDQQAVSTQKLNLTQREKDKLFFLLNEQLKPANKYYYYNFIKNNCATKIVDLLTQSIGPDFEHSLSITNQGTGNPVRMLVSNYLTNNEISMIGMNVLLGRKADVISSKAINLFLPDTLQKRLDQIQLGKRKMANSAIYLFKPGKIEPVYPNIFAITLYSFLLLLLLLSPFIEKTSGANKLMKWVTFTVFTMISLVGCLLLYLSLFSSLELVKYNLNLLWCHPFYLLVFFKKLSKPLSVVFLASILIFVILYFKTISFPVMFPVLILLIVLLSLYHNASASHQIKSVDPV
- a CDS encoding site-specific integrase, whose translation is MVYYKLILNDKRSKSDQIYPIVVRVTSNRISTTVSTGLRVHIKEWDAIKAVIKNSHPNCHILNHQLLDFYTKVQRSILKLQDQQDFSFENLKLSLKEQPVQTSIQAKISFNEFAEQIIRELHESNKSGNALVYQASWNRLSSFIKNKRLNFTDIDYTLLEAFKQHLMKDGVKTNTISNYFRTIRALYNRGIKARLVDRSCYPFHDVTIKSERTTKRAVNITDIARLKTIIIKPETSAWHSRNYFMLSISLVGIAFTDLAYLRHKDIQKGRLIYRRRKTHKEYNIKLTPLANSIIQIYKGRSEKYLLPILPSTTVEDSLTAHKIIKQCIKTTNKYLKRMATELEIDELTTYVARHTWATTAKRLGFSNELIAEALGHEYGNKITNIYLDAFEQSIVDEVNDKVLECLT
- a CDS encoding zinc-dependent metalloprotease is translated as MSFTALFLFLCNVNGFTQIPKKLPVQPKKLPLHKGKITSKKSVTDTVKKKTDSTSKKEEKSYAELVKKATTIKGLFKVHQVENDYYFEIPLNLMEKDFLVVNKISSVPLALNESGVNKGMNFDNRVIRFSRNKAAKTVWVKVIVPQVESPAGDAITRSVKDNFTGSVIESFKIEAYSPDSSAVVVKMNKVFDGTEKSFNDVFNDMGLGATPKTSLSAIEKIKSFPQNIVVRALMSTRVMDAGISVPISITVTTNILLLPEKPMKPRFADNRVGFFSTPRWYFSDAQHKLETRELVTRWRMEPKPEDRARYLKGELVEPVKPIIFYIDPATPPKWRKEIIAGVYDWQKAFEQAGFKNAIQAREVTDTTDYDGDDVRYSEITYAASPKSNAMGPAVVDPRSGEILESDVIWWHNVMTSVQYWMRVQTGIIDPEVRNNDVSDQRMGHAIRFVSSHEIGHTLGLKHNMSSSASFPVDSLRSPAFTNRMGGTASSIMDYARFNYVAQPEDKVTNITPQIGIYDKYAIAWGYRWLPAEDPHQELPILKEWIKVHANDPLYHYGEQQQAKNIVDPRAQSEDLGDDAVKASRYGLANLKRLIPQILTWSAPEGDNYYQAGKLYLAAIWQWQTYAEHVTANIGGYYLENPVSGDGKDAYAPVPVKIQKGALGYFKDQVFTMPEWLFNKELLKKTFPIKDTPIGPMEYAPLNLRREYQYGLLYSLLGEDRLLRMLEMEVQFGKENVFTVGELFQDIRPVIFAKTLKGKTLSITDRMLQQNYVDVLLVSTDKMLEKITKKSLFQTSLNNLPQTCDLGLNQEETDLNHAMENNINPSANLRNIYVTAMTRTSEVAAAKRGELLQILTLLENNKNRGDEATKGHYMDLILRIRQSLQTK
- a CDS encoding sensor histidine kinase codes for the protein MKNSVYNSRYLITIGVFILLCFSGIGFFITSKFNKRTERISMDMATSIYQLKSNVINNEFRGFIGGLNNAELIIPQFKSANDFLKGEKLINALLLSHSKIKHGWYAMINGRDTVYRTIRENGTHDQHGEILPYQKKWIHSQLLSKDTITRIGTIINVEDSIHGLLATRHRLADSSTLILGLDINFKELQRYLWGVDSKSRASIYIVDEQGDYVLSPDEKQIGKQMPGGVRTTGLEKLADSISFYEIATSSYLGMPVFRFYTPFGISRMKWTMVLETPVFVIDEDVKAIEKYVFLMLIATTLIILVLIEWSQVKWQKQFMLRQQAEILAAQQEKENAILQLDKLKEKLDPHFLFNSLSSLNGLIEEQPDLAKAFVVKLSRVYRYVLDPTPNGLEEVSREVSFASEYFFLLKIRFGEALASLEIDIDPQHSSAYIPFMSVQTLVENAVKHNIVSKPQPLHISIRSVGEGIVVTNNLQLRNDVKDSGKQGLKYLQGIYAHFGDFQLSYGIKNGTYQCFLPLIKKPSTP